A genomic segment from Streptomyces sp. NBC_00459 encodes:
- a CDS encoding tetratricopeptide repeat protein, with amino-acid sequence MSPRTNDNAPDREQAPQPPLPRPGRELGGRPADTAGAAGILGTEDSGAIDERGGAALPGPVGVPTDAAPGVSEPTGSEQDAGALAASSTGRETPAAEDAPETRKAPEADLAPSTREAAAVTDAEASPEDAGVGVGVGGVTAGHAPDGSPGQSSPTVSSPAFGTAPASGPDERVAAVRRLGESSRRWRAVQLGACAAALAVAFTAGAVVLGAVRDGGATTTVASAPAAMSPALLASGDIGASIASLQAHLRAQPRDFGSWATLGLAYVEQARTKGDPSRYPQAQQALNRSLELEPDNDPALAGRAALAAARHDFPGALKYSDQALAQNPYSERALSTRIDALVELGRYDEALKATDEADAKRPGVPVFTRYAYVRELRGDVTTARRVLEQALDSATSRGDIAYVATALGQLAWNQGEYKPALEFYARALAADDAYLPALEGRARAQFADGDRAGAIKGMEDVVSRYPLPGPLVELGELYEVRGGEGDLAKARDQYALVNAWTAIARANGVNADLDTALAAADHGDRKSALRAARAEWDRRETVHTADALAWALHVNGQDEEALPYARRATATGYRNASFLYHRGMIEQATGHAKDARASLSAALELNPGFSPLGARKARTALKSLEAAK; translated from the coding sequence ATGTCCCCGCGTACGAACGACAACGCACCGGACCGCGAGCAGGCGCCACAGCCGCCGCTCCCGCGACCGGGCCGTGAGCTCGGCGGCCGGCCGGCCGACACGGCGGGGGCAGCCGGAATCCTCGGCACGGAGGATTCCGGGGCCATCGACGAACGCGGCGGCGCGGCGCTGCCCGGCCCGGTCGGCGTCCCGACGGACGCCGCACCGGGCGTGAGCGAACCGACCGGCTCCGAGCAGGACGCCGGAGCCCTTGCCGCGTCCAGCACCGGTCGGGAGACCCCGGCGGCCGAAGACGCCCCGGAGACCCGGAAGGCGCCGGAGGCCGACCTCGCGCCCAGCACCCGCGAGGCAGCCGCGGTCACCGACGCCGAAGCCTCGCCCGAGGACGCGGGCGTGGGCGTGGGCGTGGGTGGTGTGACGGCCGGGCACGCGCCGGACGGCTCCCCCGGCCAGTCGTCCCCCACCGTCTCCTCTCCCGCCTTTGGCACCGCCCCCGCCTCCGGCCCCGACGAGCGCGTCGCCGCCGTCCGACGGCTCGGGGAGTCGTCGCGGCGGTGGCGGGCGGTGCAACTCGGTGCCTGTGCCGCCGCGTTGGCGGTGGCTTTCACCGCGGGTGCCGTGGTGCTGGGGGCCGTCCGGGACGGGGGTGCGACCACCACCGTCGCCTCCGCGCCGGCCGCGATGTCTCCCGCGCTGCTCGCGAGCGGGGACATCGGCGCGAGCATCGCCTCCCTTCAGGCCCATCTCCGGGCGCAGCCCAGGGACTTCGGCAGCTGGGCCACACTCGGGCTCGCATATGTCGAGCAGGCCCGCACCAAGGGCGACCCCTCCCGGTATCCGCAGGCCCAGCAGGCCCTGAACCGGTCCCTGGAGCTGGAGCCCGACAACGATCCCGCTCTCGCCGGCCGCGCCGCCCTCGCCGCCGCCCGCCATGACTTTCCCGGTGCTCTCAAGTACTCGGACCAGGCCCTCGCACAGAACCCCTACAGCGAGCGCGCCCTGTCCACCCGTATCGACGCCCTCGTCGAACTCGGGCGCTACGACGAGGCGTTGAAGGCCACCGACGAGGCCGACGCCAAGCGGCCCGGGGTGCCTGTCTTCACCCGGTACGCGTACGTGCGCGAGCTGCGCGGCGATGTCACCACCGCCCGGCGGGTGCTGGAGCAGGCGCTCGACTCCGCCACCTCGCGCGGGGACATCGCGTACGTGGCCACCGCGCTCGGGCAACTCGCCTGGAACCAGGGCGAGTACAAGCCCGCCCTGGAGTTCTACGCCCGCGCGCTGGCCGCCGACGACGCCTACCTTCCGGCGCTGGAGGGCCGCGCCCGCGCCCAGTTCGCCGACGGCGACCGGGCCGGTGCGATCAAGGGCATGGAGGACGTCGTCTCCCGCTATCCGCTGCCCGGTCCGCTCGTCGAACTCGGTGAGCTGTACGAAGTCCGGGGCGGTGAAGGCGACTTGGCCAAGGCCCGTGACCAGTACGCGCTCGTCAACGCCTGGACGGCCATCGCCCGCGCCAACGGCGTCAACGCCGACCTCGACACCGCGCTCGCCGCCGCCGACCACGGCGACCGGAAGTCGGCGCTGCGCGCGGCCCGCGCCGAGTGGGACCGCCGCGAGACCGTGCACACGGCCGACGCCCTGGCGTGGGCGCTGCACGTCAACGGCCAGGACGAGGAAGCGCTCCCGTACGCCCGCCGCGCCACCGCGACCGGTTACCGCAACGCCTCCTTCCTCTACCACCGCGGCATGATCGAGCAGGCCACGGGCCACGCGAAGGATGCCCGCGCCTCGCTCTCCGCCGCCCTCGAACTCAACCCCGGTTTCTCCCCGTTGGGCGCCCGCAAGGCCCGTACGGCCCTCAAGTCCCTGGAGGCGGCGAAGTGA
- a CDS encoding S8 family peptidase, which yields MAQLRSKKIRTAATTVVAAAALVGGFTALPAQAAPAPAEGKVLAAGSPTAVKDSYIVTLKKTAGLKSASSAGKSLIKEYGGTVKKTFSTALNGYTATLSAAEARRLAADPAVAAVEQNQTVHVDATQTSAPWGLDRIDQAALPLSGTYTYPDTAGAGVTAYVIDTGVRITHSQISGRATNGYDAVDGDSVAQDGNGHGTHVATTIAGSTYGVAKAAKIVAVRVLDNAGSGTTAGVIAGIDWVTANHSGPSVANLSLGGGASTSLDTAVSNSIASGVTYAVAAGNSSANASSYSPARVAAAITVGATTSTDARASYSNYGSVLDIFAPGSSITAGWNTSDTATNTISGTSMATPHVAGAAAVYLAGHTSATPAQVATALTGGATTGVVTSPGSGSPNRLLKLVS from the coding sequence ATGGCACAACTGCGCAGCAAGAAGATCCGGACCGCCGCGACCACCGTCGTGGCAGCCGCCGCTCTCGTCGGCGGATTCACCGCACTCCCCGCCCAGGCAGCCCCGGCACCCGCCGAGGGCAAGGTGCTGGCCGCCGGCTCCCCCACAGCCGTCAAGGACAGCTACATCGTCACGCTCAAGAAGACGGCGGGCCTCAAGTCCGCGTCGAGCGCCGGCAAGAGCCTGATCAAGGAGTACGGCGGCACGGTGAAGAAGACGTTCAGCACCGCGCTGAACGGCTACACGGCCACCCTCTCGGCGGCCGAGGCCCGCAGACTCGCGGCCGACCCCGCGGTGGCCGCCGTCGAGCAGAACCAGACGGTGCACGTCGACGCCACCCAGACCAGCGCCCCCTGGGGCCTGGACCGCATCGACCAGGCCGCCCTGCCGCTGTCCGGCACCTACACCTACCCGGACACGGCCGGCGCCGGGGTGACCGCGTACGTCATCGACACCGGCGTACGCATCACGCACTCCCAGATCAGCGGCCGGGCCACCAACGGCTACGACGCCGTGGACGGCGACTCCGTCGCGCAGGACGGCAACGGCCACGGCACGCACGTCGCCACCACCATCGCGGGCTCGACCTACGGTGTCGCCAAGGCGGCGAAGATCGTGGCGGTCCGCGTGCTCGACAACGCCGGCTCGGGCACCACGGCCGGTGTCATCGCGGGCATCGACTGGGTGACCGCCAACCACAGCGGCCCCTCCGTCGCCAACCTGTCCCTCGGCGGCGGCGCCTCCACCTCGCTGGACACCGCGGTCTCCAACTCCATAGCGAGCGGCGTGACCTACGCGGTCGCGGCCGGCAACAGCAGCGCCAACGCCTCCTCCTACTCCCCCGCGCGGGTCGCGGCGGCCATCACGGTCGGCGCCACCACCAGCACGGACGCCCGGGCCAGCTACTCCAACTACGGCTCGGTCCTGGACATCTTCGCCCCGGGTTCCTCGATCACGGCGGGCTGGAACACCAGCGACACCGCGACGAACACGATCTCGGGTACGTCGATGGCCACCCCGCATGTCGCGGGTGCGGCTGCCGTCTACCTCGCGGGCCACACCTCGGCCACCCCGGCCCAGGTCGCCACGGCACTCACCGGCGGCGCCACCACCGGCGTGGTCACCAGCC
- a CDS encoding SGNH/GDSL hydrolase family protein has product MRRSRITAYVTSLLLATVAALTGATSAQASQLAAPTGYVALGDSYSSGVGAGSYIGSSGACKRSTKAYPYLWAAAHSPSSFNFTACSGARTGDVLANQLTPLGSSTGLVSISVGGNDAGFADVMSTCVLQSDSSCIARINTARAYVDSTLPGQLDSVYDAISSRAPAAHVVVLGYPRFYKLGQACLGLSEAKRSAINGASDYLNNALAKRAADHGFTFGDVKSPFTGHEICSGSSWLHSLNLLNIGESYHPTAAGQSGGYLPALTSAA; this is encoded by the coding sequence ATGAGACGTTCCCGAATTACGGCATACGTGACCTCGCTCCTCCTCGCCACCGTCGCCGCCCTCACCGGGGCCACGTCGGCACAGGCGTCCCAACTCGCCGCCCCCACCGGCTATGTGGCCCTCGGTGACTCCTACTCCTCGGGGGTCGGCGCCGGCAGCTACATCGGCTCCAGCGGCGCGTGCAAGCGCAGCACGAAGGCGTACCCGTACCTCTGGGCGGCCGCCCATTCACCCTCCAGCTTCAACTTCACCGCTTGCTCGGGCGCTCGAACGGGTGATGTTCTGGCGAATCAGCTGACCCCGCTCGGCTCCTCGACGGGCCTCGTCTCGATCAGTGTCGGCGGCAACGACGCGGGTTTCGCCGACGTCATGTCGACCTGTGTGCTCCAGTCCGACAGCTCCTGCATCGCCCGCATCAACACCGCGAGGGCGTACGTCGACTCGACCCTCCCCGGTCAGCTCGACAGCGTGTACGACGCCATCAGCTCCCGGGCGCCGGCCGCCCATGTGGTCGTCCTGGGCTACCCGCGCTTCTACAAGCTCGGCCAGGCCTGTCTGGGCCTCTCCGAGGCCAAGCGCTCCGCGATCAACGGTGCGTCCGACTATCTGAACAACGCCCTCGCCAAGAGGGCCGCCGACCACGGCTTCACCTTCGGTGACGTCAAGTCGCCCTTCACCGGTCACGAGATCTGCTCGGGCAGCTCATGGCTGCACAGCCTCAACCTGCTCAACATCGGCGAGTCGTACCACCCGACGGCCGCCGGCCAGTCGGGCGGCTATCTGCCGGCACTCACCAGCGCCGCCTGA
- a CDS encoding serine/threonine-protein kinase, whose translation MSEGPGSERVIAGRYRLLSPLGEGGMGTVWLARDEVLHREVAVKEVRAPSGLPTSEVERMYARLEREAWAAARVSNRNVVTVYDVATDGGRPWIVMEVVRGLSLADQLDAEGPLPPQRAAHIGAEVLSALRAAHEAGVLHRDVKPANVLLSNDGRVVLTDFGIATVEGSSALTMTGELIGSPEFLAPERALGRTPGPESDLWSLGVLLYAAVEGNSPFRQNTPLSTLRAIVDEELPPPLRAGPLTPVIEGLLRKDPAERLPAERAEHDLRIIGAGGTLRADDVRTGPYAPTIAAAFPQHSTTPPQPMPVPTAATRPVAPPPDTRPTTRPTEPDRNRRAAVAVVAGLAAVALAVAGLTYALLNHDNGGDDTGAGAGSSTQQSNDGTDEASSPKNSPSESDGTPSPTPSSSDSGRTTQPAQTVEVSVVGSDTDYSGACPPPNAQAPGFTATFTVGNVPAKVSYRWVTETGEAPEQGWRTLSFPAGGGKTKENKVFVTTYDESGTIKNAIGVEVRDPVSVASNTVPFSVTCEKETPTDEASSPTGTPASTP comes from the coding sequence GTGTCCGAAGGACCGGGCAGTGAACGGGTGATCGCGGGACGCTACCGGCTGCTCTCACCGCTCGGCGAGGGCGGTATGGGCACGGTGTGGCTGGCCCGCGACGAGGTGCTGCACCGCGAGGTCGCCGTCAAGGAGGTGCGCGCACCCTCCGGACTCCCCACCTCCGAGGTCGAACGGATGTACGCCCGACTGGAGCGCGAGGCCTGGGCCGCGGCCCGCGTCTCCAACCGGAACGTCGTGACGGTGTACGACGTGGCGACCGACGGCGGCCGGCCCTGGATCGTCATGGAGGTGGTCCGGGGGCTCTCGCTCGCCGATCAGCTCGACGCCGAAGGGCCGCTGCCCCCGCAGCGGGCGGCGCACATCGGCGCCGAGGTGCTCTCCGCGCTGCGGGCCGCGCACGAGGCCGGGGTGCTGCACCGGGACGTGAAACCGGCCAACGTACTGCTGTCCAACGACGGCCGGGTGGTGCTCACCGACTTCGGGATCGCGACGGTCGAGGGCAGTTCGGCCCTCACCATGACCGGCGAGCTCATCGGCTCCCCCGAATTCCTCGCCCCCGAACGGGCGTTGGGGCGAACCCCCGGCCCCGAGTCCGACCTGTGGTCGCTGGGCGTGCTGCTGTACGCGGCGGTCGAGGGCAACTCCCCCTTCCGGCAGAACACCCCGCTCAGCACCCTTCGCGCCATCGTGGACGAGGAGTTGCCGCCACCGCTGCGGGCGGGGCCGCTGACGCCCGTCATCGAGGGGCTGCTGCGCAAGGATCCGGCCGAGCGTCTCCCCGCCGAGCGGGCCGAGCACGATCTGCGGATCATCGGAGCGGGTGGCACCCTGCGCGCGGACGACGTCCGGACGGGCCCGTACGCGCCGACGATCGCGGCGGCCTTCCCGCAGCACTCCACGACACCCCCTCAGCCGATGCCCGTCCCCACGGCCGCGACCCGACCCGTGGCGCCTCCCCCGGACACCCGCCCCACCACTCGCCCCACGGAACCGGACCGCAACCGCCGGGCGGCCGTCGCCGTGGTCGCGGGCCTCGCCGCCGTCGCACTGGCGGTGGCCGGACTGACGTACGCGCTGTTGAACCACGACAACGGCGGGGACGACACCGGTGCCGGTGCCGGCAGCAGCACACAGCAGAGCAACGACGGTACGGATGAGGCGAGTTCGCCGAAGAACAGCCCCAGCGAGTCCGACGGGACGCCGAGCCCCACGCCGAGCAGCAGTGACAGCGGCAGGACCACGCAGCCGGCGCAGACCGTGGAGGTCAGCGTCGTAGGTTCGGACACCGACTACTCGGGGGCCTGTCCGCCGCCCAACGCCCAGGCGCCGGGCTTCACGGCGACGTTCACGGTGGGCAACGTGCCCGCGAAGGTCTCGTACCGCTGGGTGACGGAGACCGGCGAGGCCCCGGAGCAGGGCTGGCGGACGCTGTCGTTCCCGGCGGGCGGCGGGAAGACCAAGGAGAACAAGGTCTTCGTGACCACGTACGACGAGAGCGGGACGATCAAGAACGCGATCGGGGTGGAGGTCCGGGACCCCGTGAGCGTGGCGTCCAACACCGTGCCGTTCTCGGTGACTTGCGAGAAGGAGACCCCGACGGACGAGGCCTCCTCTCCCACGGGTACTCCCGCCAGTACGCCCTGA
- a CDS encoding urease accessory protein UreH domain-containing protein, giving the protein MKPRRVAASGAALFTAACALVLVPASAASAHPLGNFTVNRYDGLVVAPGQLRVAHVEDLAEIPATQAKPDIEKLGLTDWAGQRCATAAQGSKVTVGGRTVPLSVGGAKASTRPGQAGLDTLRVECELTAALPEVAEGDTLALGFHSAGIESGPGWREITARGDRMTLAESDVPQKSVSGELTSYPQELLSSPADTATAALQVAPGGPALVESGEKAAPASSVLPRGADRWTRALDSLVARHDLTIGFAALALVIAVFLGAMHALAPGHGKTLMAATAAARGGKARLRDVMPLAASVTVTHTLGVVALGLLVTAGSAAAPSVIAWLGVASGVLVTGAGLTLTRRAWRQRAHERSHLARAPHPHPHDHDHDHDHGHDHGHSHDHTHAADKAPERELVLAHASHAHAHADTALAPAPAAAPTHVHDHDHDHGHSHDHGHDHGHSHEHHSHDHARKHKHDRTTLEHTHGGFTHTHDIAPTLRGTILLGFAGGLVPSPSAVVVLVGAAALGKAWFGFLLVLAYGVGLALTLTGAGFLVVKLGSGANRLLDRRPGLAGGPMLALVRRTAPLASAFLVVALGAVLVLKGAASAIG; this is encoded by the coding sequence GTGAAGCCCCGTCGTGTGGCCGCCTCAGGCGCCGCCCTGTTCACGGCCGCCTGCGCGCTCGTGCTGGTTCCCGCATCGGCCGCGAGCGCGCATCCGCTCGGCAACTTCACCGTCAACCGGTACGACGGTCTCGTCGTCGCCCCCGGACAGCTCCGGGTCGCCCATGTCGAGGACCTCGCCGAGATCCCGGCGACCCAGGCCAAGCCCGACATCGAGAAGCTGGGCCTGACCGACTGGGCCGGGCAGCGGTGCGCGACCGCCGCGCAGGGCAGCAAGGTCACCGTCGGCGGCCGTACGGTCCCCCTCTCCGTCGGCGGCGCCAAGGCGAGCACGCGGCCCGGTCAGGCCGGCCTCGACACGCTGCGCGTGGAGTGCGAGCTCACGGCCGCTCTCCCCGAGGTCGCCGAAGGGGACACCCTCGCCCTCGGCTTCCACAGCGCGGGCATCGAGTCGGGGCCCGGCTGGCGGGAGATCACCGCGCGCGGCGACCGGATGACGCTCGCCGAGTCCGACGTACCGCAGAAGTCGGTCTCGGGTGAACTGACCAGTTATCCGCAGGAGTTGCTCTCCTCGCCGGCCGACACCGCGACGGCCGCCCTCCAGGTGGCTCCGGGCGGCCCGGCCCTCGTCGAGAGCGGCGAGAAGGCGGCACCGGCGTCCTCCGTGCTGCCGCGTGGTGCCGACCGGTGGACGCGCGCGCTGGACTCCCTGGTGGCCCGGCACGACCTCACGATCGGCTTCGCCGCGCTGGCGCTGGTCATCGCGGTCTTCCTCGGCGCGATGCACGCGCTCGCCCCGGGTCACGGGAAGACCCTGATGGCGGCCACGGCTGCGGCCCGGGGCGGCAAGGCCCGCCTGCGCGACGTGATGCCGCTGGCCGCGTCGGTGACGGTCACCCACACGCTGGGCGTGGTCGCCCTGGGCCTGCTGGTGACGGCCGGTTCGGCGGCGGCGCCCTCGGTGATCGCCTGGCTGGGTGTGGCGAGCGGTGTGCTGGTGACGGGGGCGGGCCTGACCCTCACGAGGCGGGCCTGGCGCCAGCGCGCACACGAGCGCTCGCACCTCGCCCGCGCTCCGCACCCTCATCCGCACGACCACGACCACGACCACGATCATGGTCACGACCACGGGCACTCCCACGACCACACCCACGCCGCCGACAAGGCGCCGGAACGCGAACTGGTCCTCGCCCACGCATCGCACGCCCACGCACACGCGGACACCGCGCTAGCACCCGCACCCGCCGCAGCTCCCACACACGTGCACGACCATGACCATGACCACGGGCACTCCCACGACCACGGGCACGACCATGGCCACTCCCACGAGCACCACAGCCACGACCATGCCCGCAAGCACAAGCACGACCGCACCACCCTCGAACACACTCACGGCGGCTTCACCCACACGCATGACATCGCGCCCACCCTGCGCGGCACGATCCTGCTCGGGTTCGCCGGTGGGCTGGTGCCGAGCCCATCGGCCGTGGTCGTGCTGGTCGGGGCCGCCGCGCTGGGGAAGGCATGGTTCGGGTTCCTGCTCGTACTGGCGTACGGGGTCGGGCTCGCGCTCACCCTCACCGGGGCCGGATTCCTCGTCGTGAAGCTGGGGAGCGGGGCGAACCGGCTGCTGGACCGGCGTCCGGGGCTGGCCGGCGGTCCGATGCTCGCGCTCGTCCGGCGTACCGCGCCGCTGGCATCCGCGTTCCTCGTTGTGGCACTGGGGGCCGTGTTGGTGCTCAAGGGGGCGGCATCCGCGATCGGCTGA